The genomic region CTTAGGCTTCTTCGCCCACCCCGATCTCGACGCGGAGGCGCCTTCAGGCAATTACGGCCTGCAGGATCAACTGGCGGCGCTGCGCTGGGTCAAGGCCAACATCGCCGGCTTCGGAGGCGACCCCGAGAACGTCACCGTGTTCGGCGAATCCGCCGGCGCCATGGCCGTCGGAATCCTGATCGCCTCGCCGCTCGCGCACGGACTGTTTCACAAGGCCATAGGACAGAGCGGCGCGTTCTGGGATGGCAAACACGGCCCGCTTCAGGGCTTTGAAGAAGCCCGCGCGCGTGGTCTCGCTTTTGCCCGGCAGCAGGACAACGCGTCGATCGCAGCTTTGCGCAGCATGCCGGCCGATCGTTGAATGCAGCCGCGCCGTGGAGTTTCAGGACCAGCCCGGTCGTGACGGCCTTCTCGCCGAGTATCGATGGTCTTGTCGTTCCTGATGTGCCCGCGCGGCGCTTCCGGCGCGGCGAACAGATGCACATCCCGCTGCTGGCGGGCTGGAATGCGGCCGAGGAATTTCCTTTCCGTTCGCAGTCACTCCCCGATCAATCGGCACAAGTCTTTCTCGCCGCGGCCGAGGCGATGTTCGGGAAGGAGCGCATGACCGATTTCTTGAAGGTCTATCCCGCGGCGACCGATGCGGAGGCCAGGACTTCCGCGGCGGCGCTCACGGGCGACATCGTGGTCGGCGAGCAATGCTGGCAGTGGCTGCGTCTGCATCGGCGCGGGGGACGAGCGCCGGTCTACGGCTATCACTTCAGCTATACCTCGCACTACACGCCGATCGCCTCGCACGTGACTGAAATTCCGTTCGTGTTCGGCACACTCACTCCGCAACAGGTGATCGGCAGCTCGGCACCGCCGGCCGAAGAGGACCGCGCTCTGGCGCGGACCATGATGGCCTATTGGGTGAATTTCGCAGCGCACGGCGATCCCAACGGATCAGGCCTGCCACCCTGGCCCACCTATGACGAGAACGACGTCGTGCAGATCCTGGGCACACCGATCGAAGCCCGTCCCAATCCGCAAGCCGCCCGGTTCCGCTTCCTCGCCAGTTTCAGGCAGGACGGCATTTTGCCGATGCGCTGGCGGGAGCTGCCATAGGCGTACCTCACCCGCCCGCCATCAGCTCCTTCGCCAGCGCCATGTAGGCAGGCAGCGTCACGGGATCGTTGGCGGCGTTGCCCGCGGCGGGGTGCGAGGCGTAGCGCGCGATCACCATCTCGGCCTTGGGATCGATATAGATGCCCTGGCCGTGAACGCCACGCGCCATATAGGCGCCGTGGGCGTTGTGCGTGACCCACCATTGATTGCGATAGGAGGCACCTGTTAGCGTGGTGTAGCCAGCCGGCTTGAATTTTTCGGGATCGCCGCCGCGCGCGATGTCCTCGACGACAGATGAAGGCACGATCTGCCGGCCGTTGAAGCGGCCGTGATTGCGCACGGTCTCGCCGAATCGGGCGAGATCGCGCAAGCAGGTCGACAGGCCGCCGCCGCCGCTTTCGGTGCCGATGCGATCGACGTGGTAATGCGCGTCTTCCTCCGCGCCCATCGGCTGCCAGATGCGCTCGGAGAGCAGATCGGACAACGTCATGCCGCTGACGCGCCGGATGATCCAGGCCAGCACGTCTGTGTTGACGGTCTTGTAGGCAAAGACCTTGCCGTGCTCGCCCTGCTTCTTTTGCCCGACCAGGAAATCGAAGATGGTGGTCGCACCGTCATAGTCGGGTGGAATCGGCGCCATGCCGTTGGCGCGCCGCAGTCCCCACACATGCGAGTTCTTGTCGGTGTAAATTTCGGTGTATTCGAGCCCGGTGGTCATATCCATGACCTCGTGCACGCGCGCGTCGCCGAACGCGCTCGCCTTCAGCTCCGGCACATAGTCCGTGACGGGCGCCTGCGGATCGATCTTGCCCTCGGCGACCAGAATGCCGGCGAGCAAGCCGGTGAACGACTTCGTCACCGACATCGCGATATGCGGCTTGTGCGGCTTCAACGCGCCGAAATAGCGCTCATACATCAGCTTGCCCCGATGCAGCACGGCGATGCCGTCGGTGTAGGTTTCCTCGAGCATCTTCGCGAACGTCATGGGCCGCCTGTCCATGGTGGTCGAGGCCGACGCACCGATGTCGTGGTCTTCCCGCGGCAACACCGATGCAGGCCCCGCCCCGCGCCAGACATTCACGGTCGGCACCAGCTGGCGCATGTTGCTCCATGCCCAGCGTAGCTCGGGGAAGCTGCGGAACGAACCATCCTGGAAGCTGATGGTGCGGTCCGGAGACGGCGGGAAGCCTTTCATCCAGCCGAGTGTTTCGGGATCGGTTTCGGCGGAGGTTGCGGGCGACTGACTCGGCGCGGTGGCAGACATGAACATTGGCTCCGGAAGCGAACGACGGGGGTTTCGTATCATGGAGACGCGTGGCGAACATCCAGTGTTTGCGCCGAGGCGACCGTCGCCGTGGGCTGGGCACCAATCGTCTCCTGCGCGCCAGCCATCGTCGCACCATTCTGCGTCAAACGGTCCCGCAAGGCGCGCTGAACAAAACACTTGCCTGAGGCTTCTATCGTCCTCAACCCGCCCACTTTGAAAAGACGGACGACATCTCATGCAAGTTCGCAAGTTTGCCATCTCGGACGCAACGCTCGAGCGTTCGCCCGGCCAGGATGGCGACATATTCGTCGGCAACGTGATCGACCAGCGTCACGGCGCGCCGATCACCATCGGCTACGGCCGCTACGCGCCGAACCAGATCCTCGACGAGACAATCGCCGTCGACGACGTGATGATCGTGCTCGAAGGGAAGCTCTCGGTGTCGAGCAACGCCGGCACCGTGACCGCCGGTCCGGGCGAGACCGTCCACATGCCCAAGGGCACGCAGGTCACCATTCGCTCGCATGAGCAAGGCGCCGTCACCGCCTATGTCACCTATCCGCACTGGCAGGAGGCGCACGGGTGAAGCAGGCCTTTCGCGCACTGCGCGCCCCGCTATCAATTGGCTCGATCGACGGCGCAGAGCCCCGTCGATCGGGCCCGAGCGGATTCGTGGTCAGGTCAGGCGGACCGACATGCCGCCGTCAACCGTCATGGGGCTGCCCGTCATGAACGATGCCCGGTCGCTCAGGAGAAAAACCGCCGCCTGCGCGATCTCCTTGGGACTGGCCATCCGCTTCATCGGGTGGAGCCCGGCGATGAAATTCAGGGCGTCGGGATTTCCTTCGCCCGCCGCCGGGGTGATGGTCCCTCCAGGCAGAAGCGCGTTGACGCGAATGCCTTCGGCCGCATGCTCGGCGCCCAGTGATTGAGCCAGGCCGATCAGTCCTGCCTTTGAGGCTGCGTACGCCGCCATTCCCGGCAGGCCCCCGTTGCTGAAGCCAACGAAGGACGAGGTGAAAACGATCGAACCGCCGCCCTGCTTGCGCAGTGCCGGGATCTGCGCCTTCGCGCTGAGGAACGCCGAGGTGAGATTCACCGCAAGCACATCGGTCCAGTTTTCGACGCTCATCTCGGGGACTGGCGTCATCTCGCCGACAATGCCGGCATTGTTGAAAGCGCCGTCGAGCTTTCCGAAAGTCTTGACGGCGTGCTCGACAAGGCGGGCTGCATGGCCGGTGTCCCGAACATCCCCGGCGAGAAACGTCGCGCGCCCTCCGGCGCTCTTGATGCTTGCAACAACGGCCTGCAGCTCGGGGCCGCGACGCGCCCCGAGCACCACATCGGCGCCTTCGGACGCGAACAACGATGCTGCGGCAGCACCGATACCGCTGCTGGCGCCGGTTACGATGATCGTCTTGTTTGCCAGTTCCACCGTGAGACTCTCCTGATGTCAAAAAGGAGCCGAACAAGACATCAGGCACCAGCGAGCTGCCACCCGTTTCCCGAGTTGAACGCGGGATCACATCGTGGCGGTATTGATCCGCGAATGGCGGCCTGCCGGTCTCCGCGATCGGAGTGACAGGCCGCCGTCAGCAGACGCTACTTCAGCGGCAAGAAAACGTCCGCGACCGTCTCGTGCTCCGGCACCTCCGGGAACAGGCTCAGCCGCTGGCAATAGATCGGGAAGTCGCGCGCTTCTTCGCCGCTGGCGGGAAGCCAGTCGCGATAAAGGAAGAGCGCGGCCGGCTCGAGATTGTCGGTGTAGCCGACGACGCGCAGCACCGCGCAGCGTCCGCCGGGGATCTCGCTGGCCTTGATTTCTTCGCCGTTCGCCACGATCGCTTGTGCGGTCCCGACGCAAAGGTCCACGCTGTAATCGGCGGGTGATGCAGGCCGGCGCTCGGAACGCCAGACATTGAAGGTCGGACTTGTGCTGGGGTGCAGGTGAGCCGCCTTGCGCCACGCGATGAAGCGCTGGATTGTGGCGGGAAGCGTCGCCGGGTCGCCGCGATGCTCCATGATCGCCACCGGTGTCGGGGGCACATCGCGGATCGTCACGTCGTCAGTGGTAAGGGTCTTCTGCATGAGCTTGCTC from Bradyrhizobium lupini harbors:
- a CDS encoding SDR family oxidoreductase, with the protein product MELANKTIIVTGASSGIGAAAASLFASEGADVVLGARRGPELQAVVASIKSAGGRATFLAGDVRDTGHAARLVEHAVKTFGKLDGAFNNAGIVGEMTPVPEMSVENWTDVLAVNLTSAFLSAKAQIPALRKQGGGSIVFTSSFVGFSNGGLPGMAAYAASKAGLIGLAQSLGAEHAAEGIRVNALLPGGTITPAAGEGNPDALNFIAGLHPMKRMASPKEIAQAAVFLLSDRASFMTGSPMTVDGGMSVRLT
- a CDS encoding serine hydrolase domain-containing protein — translated: MSATAPSQSPATSAETDPETLGWMKGFPPSPDRTISFQDGSFRSFPELRWAWSNMRQLVPTVNVWRGAGPASVLPREDHDIGASASTTMDRRPMTFAKMLEETYTDGIAVLHRGKLMYERYFGALKPHKPHIAMSVTKSFTGLLAGILVAEGKIDPQAPVTDYVPELKASAFGDARVHEVMDMTTGLEYTEIYTDKNSHVWGLRRANGMAPIPPDYDGATTIFDFLVGQKKQGEHGKVFAYKTVNTDVLAWIIRRVSGMTLSDLLSERIWQPMGAEEDAHYHVDRIGTESGGGGLSTCLRDLARFGETVRNHGRFNGRQIVPSSVVEDIARGGDPEKFKPAGYTTLTGASYRNQWWVTHNAHGAYMARGVHGQGIYIDPKAEMVIARYASHPAAGNAANDPVTLPAYMALAKELMAGG
- a CDS encoding carboxylesterase family protein, with translation MTAFSPSIDGLVVPDVPARRFRRGEQMHIPLLAGWNAAEEFPFRSQSLPDQSAQVFLAAAEAMFGKERMTDFLKVYPAATDAEARTSAAALTGDIVVGEQCWQWLRLHRRGGRAPVYGYHFSYTSHYTPIASHVTEIPFVFGTLTPQQVIGSSAPPAEEDRALARTMMAYWVNFAAHGDPNGSGLPPWPTYDENDVVQILGTPIEARPNPQAARFRFLASFRQDGILPMRWRELP
- a CDS encoding GyrI-like domain-containing protein, which produces MKAAVQNYQDRMRRVLDHIDRHLDGDLDLDGLSAVAAFSKFHFHRQFSATFGLSVHRYVQLARMKRASHQLAYMDALDVTDVAMDAGYDAPDAFARAFRQRFGQSPSSFRKSPDWEPWLAALGPLDNARSKLMQKTLTTDDVTIRDVPPTPVAIMEHRGDPATLPATIQRFIAWRKAAHLHPSTSPTFNVWRSERRPASPADYSVDLCVGTAQAIVANGEEIKASEIPGGRCAVLRVVGYTDNLEPAALFLYRDWLPASGEEARDFPIYCQRLSLFPEVPEHETVADVFLPLK
- a CDS encoding ethanolamine utilization protein, with the protein product MQVRKFAISDATLERSPGQDGDIFVGNVIDQRHGAPITIGYGRYAPNQILDETIAVDDVMIVLEGKLSVSSNAGTVTAGPGETVHMPKGTQVTIRSHEQGAVTAYVTYPHWQEAHG